A genomic segment from Tuwongella immobilis encodes:
- a CDS encoding RNA polymerase sigma factor yields MEASDGKADLLEWVTSHYAALYRYGYRLSGSAADAEDLVQETFCKVQEHQGQLRDPKRIRNWLFRILRNAYLHRYRAEQLHPAISLDQVEDLAISGESDLAEQRAELQHALNDLAEEWRTPLILYYFEDFSYRDIAEQMDLPIGTVMSRLARAKAYLRQRLTGSHSPASESLPASE; encoded by the coding sequence ATGGAGGCGTCGGACGGTAAAGCCGACTTGTTGGAATGGGTCACTTCCCATTATGCTGCGCTGTATCGCTACGGTTATCGCCTAAGCGGAAGTGCGGCGGATGCGGAAGACCTTGTCCAAGAGACATTCTGCAAAGTGCAAGAGCATCAAGGCCAACTGCGGGATCCCAAGCGGATTCGCAACTGGCTGTTTCGGATCTTGCGGAATGCCTATCTGCATCGCTATCGTGCGGAACAGCTTCATCCTGCGATTTCGTTGGACCAGGTCGAGGATCTTGCCATTTCGGGCGAATCCGATCTTGCCGAACAACGTGCGGAACTGCAACACGCGTTGAACGATCTGGCCGAAGAATGGCGGACTCCGTTGATTTTGTATTATTTCGAAGATTTTAGCTATCGGGACATTGCCGAACAGATGGATCTTCCCATTGGTACGGTGATGTCGCGGTTGGCACGGGCCAAGGCGTATTTGCGCCAACGGCTCACAGGTTCCCATTCCCCGGCATCGGAGTCGCTTCCCGCCTCGGAATGA
- a CDS encoding DUF5615 family PIN-like protein yields the protein MARLYSNENFPIPVVVALRLLGHDVVTIQERGRASEAVSDPEVLQLATQENRAIVTFNRKDFYRLHASNLKHAGIIVCVVDPDFDRLARAIHQEILIAGELAGRIIRVPPRPSSRPD from the coding sequence ATGGCGAGATTATATTCGAACGAGAATTTTCCGATTCCAGTTGTCGTCGCCTTGCGATTGTTAGGTCATGATGTGGTGACGATTCAGGAGCGAGGTCGCGCGAGCGAGGCGGTTTCTGATCCAGAGGTTTTGCAGCTGGCGACGCAAGAAAATCGTGCAATCGTAACATTCAATCGCAAGGACTTTTATCGACTTCATGCATCGAATTTGAAGCATGCAGGGATCATCGTTTGTGTAGTTGATCCTGACTTCGATCGACTTGCCCGGGCAATTCATCAGGAAATTCTGATCGCTGGAGAACTGGCAGGTCGCATCATTCGCGTACCTCCCCGACCATCCTCTCGTCCAGACTGA
- a CDS encoding DUF433 domain-containing protein, whose translation MNESKDLLDQLLELSPERKRQFIQYLTAGVPEFHRGYDRSYTMVVEERDFPSIVQTPDVCGGDARLIRTRIPIWLLEQMRQAGFSESKILESYPTLTARDLAEAWEYVMIHRDEIQKAIQENQLD comes from the coding sequence ATGAATGAATCCAAAGATTTGCTGGATCAGTTGTTAGAATTGTCTCCGGAACGTAAGCGCCAGTTTATCCAGTATCTGACGGCAGGAGTTCCCGAATTTCATCGCGGATACGACAGATCGTATACAATGGTTGTGGAAGAGCGAGATTTTCCTTCGATCGTGCAGACGCCAGATGTTTGTGGAGGGGATGCTCGGTTGATTCGAACTCGCATCCCGATCTGGTTACTTGAGCAAATGCGTCAGGCAGGGTTTTCGGAATCAAAAATTCTTGAATCGTATCCGACACTGACTGCAAGAGATCTTGCCGAAGCCTGGGAATATGTGATGATACATCGCGATGAAATTCAAAAGGCAATTCAAGAGAATCAGTTAGATTGA
- a CDS encoding prenyltransferase/squalene oxidase repeat-containing protein produces MRAWIAFLGLFVGCGPLLAADPTAREPMDEAIDRALLYLKENQANDGSWSAGRSGRSDPAISALCVMAFLSAGHVPGEGPHAEAVERGIRFVASSQQSNGLFAGQNRGQYEMYYHGICTLMLAETIGLMPNNAEAGKYRAKLEKAVEVILRGQRTAGTDAGGWRYQVRGSDSDISVTGWQLMALRAAKNVGCDVPPEAIEAAVKYIRRCYDANSGGYRYQVYSGVTVPCTGTSILALELCGREHHRSREAMKAGSFILRNPLYVTQTHFFYGVYYTSQAMFQLGDNYWKSYRQTLHQLLLRDNPPNAAGGWRGRAADDVTFGTNYTTAMGVLALTVEYRFLPIYQRGEEGNEEGGASRIKR; encoded by the coding sequence ATGCGTGCGTGGATAGCGTTCCTCGGGTTATTCGTCGGGTGCGGGCCGCTGTTGGCGGCCGATCCGACGGCCCGCGAGCCGATGGATGAGGCGATCGATCGAGCGTTGTTGTATCTGAAGGAAAATCAGGCCAACGACGGCTCCTGGTCGGCAGGGCGATCGGGGCGGAGTGATCCGGCGATTTCTGCCTTGTGTGTGATGGCGTTCCTCTCGGCGGGGCATGTGCCCGGCGAGGGGCCGCACGCGGAGGCCGTGGAGCGGGGCATTCGCTTCGTGGCCAGTTCGCAGCAATCCAACGGATTGTTTGCCGGGCAAAATCGTGGGCAATACGAGATGTATTACCATGGCATTTGTACGTTGATGCTTGCTGAGACGATTGGCCTGATGCCGAACAATGCCGAGGCGGGGAAATATCGCGCCAAGTTGGAAAAGGCGGTGGAGGTGATTCTCCGCGGGCAACGGACCGCAGGAACAGATGCGGGCGGGTGGCGGTACCAGGTGCGCGGTAGCGACAGCGACATCAGCGTCACCGGCTGGCAGTTGATGGCACTGCGGGCGGCCAAGAATGTCGGGTGCGATGTGCCCCCTGAAGCGATCGAAGCGGCAGTGAAGTATATTCGCCGGTGCTACGATGCGAATAGTGGTGGATATCGCTATCAGGTATACAGCGGAGTCACGGTGCCTTGCACGGGCACAAGTATTTTAGCACTTGAGCTTTGCGGCCGAGAGCATCACCGATCCCGTGAGGCGATGAAGGCGGGTTCGTTTATTCTGCGCAATCCACTGTATGTGACACAGACGCATTTCTTCTATGGCGTGTACTATACGTCGCAGGCGATGTTCCAATTGGGGGACAACTACTGGAAGTCGTATCGTCAGACGTTGCATCAATTGTTGCTGCGGGATAATCCACCCAATGCAGCCGGTGGTTGGCGTGGACGGGCGGCCGATGATGTGACCTTCGGGACCAACTACACGACTGCGATGGGGGTGTTGGCATTGACGGTGGAATACCGCTTCTTGCCGATCTACCAGCGGGGTGAGGAAGGCAACGAAGAAGGCGGAGCCTCGCGCATCAAGCGATAA